The Musa acuminata AAA Group cultivar baxijiao chromosome BXJ1-3, Cavendish_Baxijiao_AAA, whole genome shotgun sequence genome window below encodes:
- the LOC103979736 gene encoding protein BIIDXI isoform X1 encodes MARSATQRAWLPPLGALLLLLLFARRAAAALEDGLVNNGAFETVPAGGASGSGLGEGVASLPGWTINGTVELVESGQKQGGMILIVPEGVHAVRLGNDAEISQELQLEKGSTYAVTFSAARTCAQLESLNVSVWPATQTVDLQTLYSVEGWDAYAWAFQAQAEDGAVSKLSFKNPGMEDDPTCGPIIDNIAIKKLFTPDRPEDNAVVNGDFEEGPWMFPNASLGVLLPTNLDEETSALSGWMVESNRAVRYVDSYHFDVPQGKRAIELLSGKEGIISQMVETTPEKQYNLTFTVGAAGDSCQTPLAVMAFAGDQAQNFHYSPTGNATHQPANITFTARAERTRIAFYSVYYNTRSDDRSSLCGPVVDEVRVWGISGSPAVKSSWIASLLGLVVAVIMVVA; translated from the exons ATGGCTCGCTCTGCCACTCAACGCGCTTGGCTTCCTCCTCTcggcgccctcctcctcctcctcctcttcgctcGGCGTGCTGCAGCTGCACTAGAAGATG GTTTGGTTAACAACGGGGCCTTCGAGACGGTGCCAGCAGGCGGGGCCTCCGGTAGCGGCCTGGGGGAAGGAGTCGCTTCCCTGCCCGGGTGGACCATCAATGGCACGGTGGAGCTGGTGGAGTCTGGGCAAAAGCAAGGTGGCATGATACTTATAGTCCCCGAAG GGGTGCACGCGGTGCGGCTGGGGAACGACGCGGAAATATCGCAGGAGCTGCAGCTGGAGAAGGGGTCGACGTACGCGGTGACGTTCAGCGCGGCGCGGACGTGCGCGCAGCTGGAGTCGCTGAACGTGTCGGTGTGGCCGGCGACGCAGACGGTGGACCTGCAGACGCTCTACAGCGTCGAGGGGTGGGACGCCTACGCCTGGGCGTTCCAGGCGCAGGCCGAGGACGGGGCGGTGTCGAAGCTCAGCTTCAAGAACCCGGGCATGGAGGACGATCCCACCTGCGGCCCCATCATCGACAACATCGCCATCAAGAAACTCTTCACTCCCGATCGACCCGAAG ACAACGCCGTCGTGAATGGCGACTTCGAGGAAGGCCCATGGATGTTCCCCAATGCGAGCCTCGGGGTCCTCCTCCCCACGAACCTCGACGAGGAGACGTCCGCCCTCTCCGGCTGGATGGTTGAGTCCAACCGCGCCGTGCGCTACGTCGACTCCTACCACTTCGACGTCCCCCAGGGAAAGCGCGCCATCGAGCTGTTATCCGGCAAGGAAGGGATCATCTCCCAGATGGTGGAGACCACCCCTGAAAAGCAGTACAACCTTACCTTCACGGTAGGGGCCGCCGGCGACTCGTGCCAGACGCCTCTGGCGGTGATGGCCTTCGCCGGGGACCAGGCGCAGAACTTCCACTACTCGCCCACGGGCAACGCCACCCACCAGCCGGCCAACATCACCTTCACGGCGCGGGCCGAGCGGACGCGCATCGCCTTCTACAGCGTGTACTACAACACGAGGAGCGACGATCGGAGTTCGCTCTGCGGGCCGGTGGTCGACGAGGTGAGGGTGTGGGGGATCTCCGGATCGCCGGCCGTGAAGTCCAGTTGGATTGCGTCTCTCCTAGGTCTGGTCGTGGCAGTCATTATGGTTGTGGCCTGA
- the LOC103979738 gene encoding RING-H2 finger protein ATL40-like has translation MVITSSSAFEVSCSTHLFCPPPEEIAVAEKGVVGRTSTLTRQPPNPPRAKPPMSYVPPAGRWMPPDYPLQDSYSISTAILSTALVLLALAVAVIVFLHLYLRHVLRRRLAAIDRLRDRAAITDADDPPPAVGLDPSAIAALPAFPFRRRSGSEEEGSAADCAVCLGAAEEGEMVRLLPDCKHLFHVGCIDMWLASHVTCPVCRAMVEPPPVTATLVRESSGAATSAQEGTPGSKEAGSVSSRLGASVRRMLSRERSTTRRAQGEAPEDLERQ, from the coding sequence ATGGTGATAACATCATCCTCTGCATTTGAAGTCTCCTGCTCAACACATCTCTTCTGTCCTCCTCCGGAAGAAATAGCAGTAGCGGAGAAGGGAGTAGTCGGACGGACCTCCACGCTCACAAGGCAACCACCAAACCCTCCCCGAGCCAAGCCGCCCATGTCTTACGTCCCACCGGCCGGCAGGTGGATGCCGCCGGACTACCCGCTACAGGACAGCTACAGCATCAGCACCGCCATCCTCTCGACCGCCCTTGTTTTGCTGGCATTGGCCGTGGCCGTCATCGTCTTCCTCCACCTTTACCTTCGCCacgtcctccgccgccgcctcgcCGCCATCGACCGTCTCCGCGACCGTGCCGCCATCACCGATGCAGACGATCCTCCGCCCGCCGTGGGGCTCGACCCCTCCGCGATCGCCGCCCTGCCGGCCTTTCCGTTCCGAAGGAGGAGCGGCAGCGAGGAGGAAGGCAGCGCCGCGGATTGCGCTGTGTGCTTGGGCGCGGCGGAGGAAGGCGAGATGGTCAGGCTGCTGCCCGACTGCAAGCACCTGTTCCACGTGGGATGCATCGACATGTGGCTGGCTTCCCACGTGACGTGCCCGGTCTGCCGCGCGATGGTCGAGCCGCCACCGGTCACGGCAACGCTGGTGAGGGAGTCGTCGGGAGCTGCGACGAGTGCGCAGGAAGGGACGCCGGGGTCGAAGGAGGCGGGCTCGGTGTCGTCGCGGCTGGGTGCATCAGTGAGGAGGATGTTGAGTCGAGAGAGGTCAACGACGCGGCGAGCACAAGGAGAGGCACCGGAAGATTTGGAGAGACAGTGA
- the LOC103979736 gene encoding protein BIIDXI isoform X2: MILIVPEGVHAVRLGNDAEISQELQLEKGSTYAVTFSAARTCAQLESLNVSVWPATQTVDLQTLYSVEGWDAYAWAFQAQAEDGAVSKLSFKNPGMEDDPTCGPIIDNIAIKKLFTPDRPEDNAVVNGDFEEGPWMFPNASLGVLLPTNLDEETSALSGWMVESNRAVRYVDSYHFDVPQGKRAIELLSGKEGIISQMVETTPEKQYNLTFTVGAAGDSCQTPLAVMAFAGDQAQNFHYSPTGNATHQPANITFTARAERTRIAFYSVYYNTRSDDRSSLCGPVVDEVRVWGISGSPAVKSSWIASLLGLVVAVIMVVA; the protein is encoded by the exons ATGATACTTATAGTCCCCGAAG GGGTGCACGCGGTGCGGCTGGGGAACGACGCGGAAATATCGCAGGAGCTGCAGCTGGAGAAGGGGTCGACGTACGCGGTGACGTTCAGCGCGGCGCGGACGTGCGCGCAGCTGGAGTCGCTGAACGTGTCGGTGTGGCCGGCGACGCAGACGGTGGACCTGCAGACGCTCTACAGCGTCGAGGGGTGGGACGCCTACGCCTGGGCGTTCCAGGCGCAGGCCGAGGACGGGGCGGTGTCGAAGCTCAGCTTCAAGAACCCGGGCATGGAGGACGATCCCACCTGCGGCCCCATCATCGACAACATCGCCATCAAGAAACTCTTCACTCCCGATCGACCCGAAG ACAACGCCGTCGTGAATGGCGACTTCGAGGAAGGCCCATGGATGTTCCCCAATGCGAGCCTCGGGGTCCTCCTCCCCACGAACCTCGACGAGGAGACGTCCGCCCTCTCCGGCTGGATGGTTGAGTCCAACCGCGCCGTGCGCTACGTCGACTCCTACCACTTCGACGTCCCCCAGGGAAAGCGCGCCATCGAGCTGTTATCCGGCAAGGAAGGGATCATCTCCCAGATGGTGGAGACCACCCCTGAAAAGCAGTACAACCTTACCTTCACGGTAGGGGCCGCCGGCGACTCGTGCCAGACGCCTCTGGCGGTGATGGCCTTCGCCGGGGACCAGGCGCAGAACTTCCACTACTCGCCCACGGGCAACGCCACCCACCAGCCGGCCAACATCACCTTCACGGCGCGGGCCGAGCGGACGCGCATCGCCTTCTACAGCGTGTACTACAACACGAGGAGCGACGATCGGAGTTCGCTCTGCGGGCCGGTGGTCGACGAGGTGAGGGTGTGGGGGATCTCCGGATCGCCGGCCGTGAAGTCCAGTTGGATTGCGTCTCTCCTAGGTCTGGTCGTGGCAGTCATTATGGTTGTGGCCTGA
- the LOC135638339 gene encoding basic leucine zipper 2-like isoform X2 codes for MQGSEGTTAQLPPKVPNTMSNNWPYFAHHPAPAAALAPHHFFPAHPPAWADEFLDFSATRRNHHRRSASDSVAFLEAPLVEESGGFDRLDDEQLMSMFSDEMPAPPSSSSDQDSMNEDKPAAAGQMEAQSMCKTEPEAASGPTAARAGAESESVVDPKRVKRILANRQSAQRSRVRKLQYISELERSVSSLQTEVSALSPRVAFLDHQRSLLTMGNSHLKQKIAALAQDKIFKDGECFSTAALRLN; via the exons ATGCAGGGATCAGAGGGAACAACGGCGCAGCTCCCTCCCAAAGTCCCTAACACCATGTCCAACAACTGGCCTTACTTCGCCCACCACCCCGCACCTGCTGCCGCATTGGCCCCCCATCATTTCTTCCCGGCCCACCCTCCGGCCTGGGCCGACGAGTTCCTGGACTTCTCTGCCACCCGACGGAACCACCACCGCCGCTCCGCCAGCGATTCCGTTGCCTTCCTGGAGGCCCCGCTCGTGGAGGAGAGCGGAGGCTTCGACCGCCTCGATGACGAACAGCTCATGTCCATGTTCTCCGACGAGATGCCGGCGCCGCCATCGTCGTCGTCGGATCAAGACAGCATGAACGAGGACAAACCGGCTGCTGCGGGTCAGATGGAGGCGCAAAGCATGTGCAAGACGGAGCCAGAGGCAGCGTCCGGGCCGACGGCGGCGCGAGCAGGCGCTGAGTCCGAGTCGGTTGTCGACCCGAAGAGGGTGAAGAG GATCCTCGCCAACAGGCAGTCGGCGCAGAGGTCCCGAGTGCGCAAGCTTCAGTACATCTCGGAGCTCGAGCGCAGCGTGTCTTCGTTGCAG ACCGAAGTATCAGCACTGTCTCCTCGCGTCGCCTTCCTCGATCACCAGCGCTCCCTTCTCACGATGGGCAACAGCCATCTCAAGCAGAAGATTGCAGCGCTTGCGCAGGACAAGATCTTCAAGGATGGTGAGTGCTTCTCAACAGCGGCGCTGAGACTAAATTAA
- the LOC135638348 gene encoding gibberellin 2-beta-dioxygenase 3-like, protein MVVLSNPGLDQISLLRSPKVIACSPCVPVIDLSKPDAAASVVEACEEFGFLKVTDHGIPVELMQRLEAEAVKFFSLSPVEKERSGPPDPFGYGNRKIGANGDIGWLEYLLFAVASKPLSYTFMDFLREPAACSFSSALKEYLAAVRKLASKVLELMAEGLDIEPRDVISRLVMDENSDGIFRLNHYPPCPVLRGYNYGLTGFGEHTDPQVISVLRSNNSTGLQISLKDGSWVSVPPDEESFFINVGDSLQVLTNGRFRSVKHRVVASGWESRVSMIYFFGPPLAEKIAPLPQLMGEGEHSLYKEFTWDEYKKAAYKSRLADNRLGLFEKREVADDQRL, encoded by the exons ATGGTCGTCTTGTCCAACCCAGGACTGGATCAAATCTCGCTCCTTAGATCGCCGAAAGTTATCGCCTGCTCGCCATGCGTTCCCGTCATCGACCTCTCGAAGCCCGACGCTGCAGCGTCCGTCGTCGAGGCCTGCGAAGAGTTTGGGTTCCTCAAGGTCACCGACCACGGGATTCCCGTGGAGCTCATGCAGAGACTGGAGGCGGAGGCTGTGAAGTTCTTCTCCCTGTCTCCGGTGGAGAAGGAGAGGTCTGGGCCGCCCGATCCTTTTGGTTATGGAAACAGAAAGATCGGCGCTAATGGCGACATCGGGTGGTTGGAGTACCTTCTCTTCGCCGTCGCCTCCAAGCCATTGTCTTACACGTTCATGGACTTTCTTCGAGAGCCCGCCGCATGCTCTTTTAG CTCTGCTTTGAAGGAATACCTGGCAGCCGTCAGGAAGTTGGCTTCCAAGGTGCTTGAACTGATGGCGGAAGGGTTAGATATCGAGCCCAGAGACGTCATCAGTAGGCTTGTCATGGATGAGAACAGTGACGGAATCTTTAGGCTCAACCACTATCCTCCATGCCCGGTGCTCCGAGGTTACAATTACGGCTTGACCGGCTTTGGAGAGCACACAGATCCACAGGTCATATCTGTTTTGAGATCAAACAATAGCACCGGCTTGCAGATATCACTCAAGGACGGGAGCTGGGTCTCCGTTCCTCCGGACGAAGAGTCCTTCTTCATCAACGTCGGTGATTCCTTGCAG GTTCTGACAAATGGGAGATTCAGGAGCGTGAAGCATAGGGTGGTGGCCAGTGGCTGGGAGTCCAGGGTCTCCATGATCTACTTCTTTGGGCCACCCTTAGCAGAGAAGATTGCTCCATTGCCACAGCTGATGGGAGAGGGGGAGCACAGCCTGTACAAGGAGTTCACATGGGATGAGTACAAGAAGGCTGCCTACAAATCAAGGCTGGCTGATAACAGGCTTGGGCTGTTCGAGAAGCGAGAGGTCGCTGATGACCAAAGACTATAG
- the LOC135638339 gene encoding basic leucine zipper 6-like isoform X1, with product MQGSEGTTAQLPPKVPNTMSNNWPYFAHHPAPAAALAPHHFFPAHPPAWADEFLDFSATRRNHHRRSASDSVAFLEAPLVEESGGFDRLDDEQLMSMFSDEMPAPPSSSSDQDSMNEDKPAAAGQMEAQSMCKTEPEAASGPTAARAGAESESVVDPKRVKRILANRQSAQRSRVRKLQYISELERSVSSLQTEVSALSPRVAFLDHQRSLLTMGNSHLKQKIAALAQDKIFKDAHREALKKEIERLRRIYDQQNLDRLAASDAEPAARTEKELLS from the exons ATGCAGGGATCAGAGGGAACAACGGCGCAGCTCCCTCCCAAAGTCCCTAACACCATGTCCAACAACTGGCCTTACTTCGCCCACCACCCCGCACCTGCTGCCGCATTGGCCCCCCATCATTTCTTCCCGGCCCACCCTCCGGCCTGGGCCGACGAGTTCCTGGACTTCTCTGCCACCCGACGGAACCACCACCGCCGCTCCGCCAGCGATTCCGTTGCCTTCCTGGAGGCCCCGCTCGTGGAGGAGAGCGGAGGCTTCGACCGCCTCGATGACGAACAGCTCATGTCCATGTTCTCCGACGAGATGCCGGCGCCGCCATCGTCGTCGTCGGATCAAGACAGCATGAACGAGGACAAACCGGCTGCTGCGGGTCAGATGGAGGCGCAAAGCATGTGCAAGACGGAGCCAGAGGCAGCGTCCGGGCCGACGGCGGCGCGAGCAGGCGCTGAGTCCGAGTCGGTTGTCGACCCGAAGAGGGTGAAGAG GATCCTCGCCAACAGGCAGTCGGCGCAGAGGTCCCGAGTGCGCAAGCTTCAGTACATCTCGGAGCTCGAGCGCAGCGTGTCTTCGTTGCAG ACCGAAGTATCAGCACTGTCTCCTCGCGTCGCCTTCCTCGATCACCAGCGCTCCCTTCTCACGATGGGCAACAGCCATCTCAAGCAGAAGATTGCAGCGCTTGCGCAGGACAAGATCTTCAAGGATG CACATCGAGAAGCCCTGAAGAAAGAGATCGAGAGACTTCGACGAATCTACGATCAGCAGAATCTCGATAGATTGGCGGCTTCCGACGCCGAACCTGCCGCGCGCACAGAGAAAGAACTGCTTAGCTGA